In Nocardioides marinus, one DNA window encodes the following:
- a CDS encoding fumarylacetoacetate hydrolase family protein has translation MNGVANRAENGFGLDHLPYGVFSVDGGPRRVGVRRGDEVLDLATATSRPELAATSLNPLMERGPSTWRQLREQVLDLAPDLPGIPLADVVMHLPFEVADYVDFYASEHHATNLGRMFRPDSEPLLPNWKHLPVGYHGRAGTVVPSGTPVVRPSGLRPVGPGEPPSFGPTRRLDIEAELGFVVGAPSAIGTRVPAAALADHVFGVVGLNDWSARDVQAYEYVPLGPFLGKSFATTISCWVTPLAALDAAWCDLPGQDPEPAAYLEPGRTRGLDIDVEVELNGEVVSRPTYSSTYWSPAQMLAHLTVNGASVRTGDLFASGTISGPEHGQEGSFIELWKGERFLEDGDEVVLRYSAPSTSGGRLSLGEVSGRIEAAR, from the coding sequence GTGAACGGTGTGGCGAACAGGGCCGAGAACGGGTTCGGGCTCGACCACCTGCCCTACGGCGTCTTCTCCGTCGACGGCGGCCCGCGTCGCGTCGGGGTGCGGCGTGGCGACGAGGTCCTCGACCTCGCCACCGCCACGTCCCGTCCCGAGCTGGCCGCGACGTCGCTCAACCCGCTCATGGAGCGCGGGCCGTCGACGTGGCGTCAGCTGCGCGAGCAGGTGCTCGACCTGGCGCCCGACCTGCCCGGCATCCCGCTGGCCGACGTGGTCATGCACCTGCCGTTCGAGGTCGCCGACTACGTCGACTTCTACGCCTCCGAGCACCACGCGACCAACCTCGGTCGGATGTTCCGCCCTGACTCCGAGCCGCTGCTGCCGAACTGGAAGCACCTGCCGGTCGGCTACCACGGCCGCGCCGGCACCGTCGTGCCCAGCGGCACCCCGGTCGTGCGCCCCTCCGGCCTGCGCCCGGTCGGGCCGGGCGAGCCACCCTCCTTCGGACCGACCCGGCGCCTCGACATCGAGGCCGAGCTCGGCTTCGTCGTCGGCGCCCCCTCGGCGATCGGCACCCGCGTCCCCGCGGCCGCGCTGGCCGACCACGTCTTCGGCGTGGTCGGGCTCAACGACTGGTCCGCGCGCGACGTGCAGGCCTACGAGTACGTCCCGCTCGGGCCGTTCCTCGGCAAGTCCTTCGCCACCACGATCAGCTGCTGGGTCACCCCGCTCGCCGCCCTCGACGCCGCCTGGTGCGACCTGCCGGGCCAGGACCCCGAGCCCGCTGCCTACCTCGAGCCGGGTCGCACCCGCGGCCTCGACATCGACGTGGAGGTCGAGCTCAACGGCGAGGTGGTCAGCCGCCCGACGTACTCCTCGACCTACTGGTCCCCGGCCCAGATGCTCGCCCACCTGACCGTGAACGGCGCGAGCGTGCGCACCGGCGACCTGTTCGCCAGCGGCACGATCAGCGGGCCCGAGCACGGGCAGGAGGGGTCGTTCATCGAGCTGTGGAAGGGCGAGCGCTTCCTGGAGGACGGCGACGAGGTCGTGCTGCGCTACTCCGCCCCGTCCACCTCGGGCGGCCGGCTGAGCCTCGGCGAGGTCAGCGGAAGGATCGAAGCAGCCCGCTGA